From Xiphophorus couchianus chromosome 23, X_couchianus-1.0, whole genome shotgun sequence, one genomic window encodes:
- the LOC114138968 gene encoding catenin delta-1 isoform X3 has translation MEQCENAAALLESVREQEVQFEQLTRALEEERRRVGLPATSPTALGHPFPLTQNGRLGDADIERLKLTDSYINGTQYRMVDPAHGALDDGYTPEDESQEVHSVFSEEGTNRRIDNGMKKPVSRTVPPSQSSMDGMLSPAMGVYSATLDRPYRPTGVGDYPTATVPRNYHYAPVGGYEDYRPGPPSEAYTSLSRGSHMDDRYRPVDGYRTLDSGYRAHSRQQLDPYAAQPQVSRMRALGSALEMRYGHGHYGLEDDQRSMGYDDYGMGPPPMHPGGYGTMPRLGPGPGPGIDRRRLRSCEDTLDGDVGGVDPYAWGVPTTLERDSMVSLDSILRKGPPTWRQPDLPEVIAMLNYRLDPVKANAAAYLQHLTFKNDKVKSEVRRLKGIPALVSMLDHPSKEVHHSACGALKNISYGRDADNKIAIKNCDGVTALVRLLRKTHDQDLTDTITGTLWNLSSHDSVKMEIVDHALHALADEVIVPHSGWEKGGGEESSKPRHLEWDTSLTNTAGCLRNVSSERSEARRKLRECTGLVDSLMYIVQSQLNHKDVDNKLVENCVCLLRNLSYQVHHEIPGCENYKELIPVNQGPASAHKGGCFGSRKGKAKRDGDDGSPESYDFPKRTIPAKGYELLYQPEVVRVYTSLLKESKNPSVLEAAAGAIQNLCAGRWTFGRYIRAMVRLEKGLPIVTELLSHNNDRVVRAMSGALRNLAIDNRNSELLGEHALPHLVAVLPGGQNQSRRNLSEETTVSVLSTLTEVLGNRVEAAKKLRLASGIERLVLISKDGTRTDREVRGVAQVLQLVWAHKELRRPLEKDGWKKTDFMVNLNPNTTTTNGPSTRANGTYEDSTTPLLDRGDKRDLIPLNDLGPDSYSTLDQKERRHTLDETTDTLPSLPVHLLSLSSSVTQRGVYGSRKGSLPLLDSYDEKLIVCITQTGPPLPYHCY, from the exons AACGGGCGTTTAGGGGATGCAGACATAGAACGTCTGAAGCTGACTGACTCGTACATAAACGGCacgcag TACAGAATGGTGGACCCCGCACACGGAGCTCTTGATGACGGCTACACACCTGAGGATGAATCCCAGGAAGTACACTCTGTCTTTTCTGAGGAAGGAACCAACCGGAGGATAGATAATGGG ATGAAGAAACCAGTCTCGCGCACGGTCCCGCCCTCTCAGTCGTCTATGGATGGGATGTTGTCACCTGCTATGGGGGTCTACAGCGCCACACTGGACAGGCCTTACAGGCCCACGGGGGTTGGGGACTACCCTACCGCGACAGTACCCCGAAATTATCACTATGCTCCAGTTGGCGGCTATGAAGACTACCGGCCAGGTCCGCCGTCGGAGGCATACACCAGCCTGAGCCGGGGCTCGCACATGGATGATCGCTACAG GCCCGTCGATGGCTACAGAACTCTGGACTCTGGCTACAGGGCCCACAGCCGCCAGCAGCTGGACCCGTACGCGGCGCAGCCCCAGGTGAGTCGCATGAGGGCGCTGGGGTCAGCGTTGGAGATGAGGTATGGCCACGGCCACTACGGACTGGAGGATGATCAGCGCAGCATGGGGTATGACGACTACGGCATGGGGCCTCCACCCATGCACCCTGGAGGCTACGGTACAATGCCTCGCCTTGGGCCGGGCCCGGGTCCAGGAATAGACAGACGCAGACTCAG AAGTTGCGAAGACACTTTGGACGGTGATGTGGGAGGAGTCGACCCTTATGCATGGGGGGTTCCCACAACGTTGGAGAGGGATAGCATGGTTTCCCTTGACAGCATACTGAGAAAGGGCCCTCCCACTTGGAGGCAGCCAGATCTACCAGAGGTGATCGCCATGCTGAATTACCGTCTGGATCCTGTCAAGGCCAACGCCGCTGCCTACCTTCAGCATCTCACTTTCAAAAATGATAAG GTGAAGTCAGAAGTGCGCCGCCTAAAGGGCATTCCAGCCTTGGTGTCGATGTTGGATCATCCCAGTAAGGAGGTTCATCATTCAGCCTGCGGCGCtctgaagaacatttcataCGGACGAGACGCAGACAACAAGATCGCCATCAAAAACTGCGATGGTGTTACTGCCCTGGTCAGGCTGCTGAGGAAAACCCACGACCAGGACCTCACTGACACGATCACAG GCACCTTGTGGAACCTCTCCTCCCATGATTCGGTGAAGATGGAGATAGTGGACCACGCTCTGCATGCTCTCGCCGATGAGGTGATTGTTCCTCACTCAGGCTGGGAGAAAGGCGGAGGCGAGGAGAGCTCCAAACCACGACATTTGGAGTGGGATACATCCTTGACCAACACTGCTGGCTGCCTTAG GAATGTCAGCTCAGAGCGGAGTGAGGCCAGACGAAAGCTGAGGGAATGCACAGGGCTGGTGGATTCTCTCATGTACATTGTCCAGTCACAACTCAACCACAAAGATGTGGATAAtaag CTGGTGGAGAATTGCGTCTGCCTTCTGAGGAACCTGTCCTATCAGGTCCACCATGAAATCCCCGGCTGCGAAAATTACAAAGAGCTGATTCCTGTCAACCAGGGCCCCGCCTCAGCCCACAAGGGAGGCTGCTTTGGTTCACGAAAGGGCAAAG CAAAGAGGGATGGGGATGATGGAAGTCCAGAGTCTTACGATTTTCCAAAGAGGACAATACCTGCCAAAG GTTATGAGCTGCTGTACCAGCCAGAGGTGGTCCGTGTTTACACTTCTCTGCTCAAAGAGAGCAAGAACCCCTCAGTGCTGGAGGCGGCGGCCGGCGCCATCCAGAACTTGTGTGCCGGACGATGGACC ttTGGTCGGTACATCAGAGCCATGGTGCGTCTGGAAAAGGGCCTCCCCATCGTGACAGAACTGCTCTCCCATAATAACGATCGTGTTGTTCGGGCAATGTCTGGAGCCTTGAGGAACCTCGCCATCGACAACCGCAACAGTGAGCTCTTGG GCGAACATGCTCTGCCTCACCTGGTGGCTGTCCTGCCTGGAGGGCAGAACCAGTCTAGGCGCAATCTGTCAGAGGAAACCACGGTGTCAGTATTGAGCACGCTCACTGAGGTGCTCGGCAACAGAGTGGAGGCAGCAAAGAAACTGAGACTCGCATCTGGCATTGAGAGGCTGGTGCTCATCAGTAAAGATGG GACCCGTACTGACCGTGAGGTGCGAGGAGTGGCTCAGGTGCTGCAGCTCGTCTGGGCTCACAAAGAGCTGCGCCGGCCGCTGGAGAAGGACGGCTGGAAGAAGACGGACTTCATGGTGAACCTGAACCCGAACACCACGACCACCAATGGACCGAGCACCAGAGCGAATGGCACCTACGAGGACAGCACCACGCCGCTACTGGACAGAG GAGATAAGAGGGATCTAATTCCCTTGAATGATCTTGGCCCTG ATTCCTACTCTACACTGGACCAGAAGGAGAGGAGACACACTCTGGACGAAACCACAGACACTTTACCG TCACTTCCTGTCcaccttctttctctctcttcctccgtCACTCAGCGAGGGGTGTATGGGAGCAGAAAGGGCTCCCTGCCTCTATTGGACTCCTACGATG
- the LOC114138968 gene encoding catenin delta-1 isoform X6, whose amino-acid sequence MEQCENAAALLESVREQEVQFEQLTRALEEERRRVGLPATSPTALGHPFPLTQNGRLGDADIERLKLTDSYINGTQYRMVDPAHGALDDGYTPEDESQEVHSVFSEEGTNRRIDNGMKKPVSRTVPPSQSSMDGMLSPAMGVYSATLDRPYRPTGVGDYPTATVPRNYHYAPVGGYEDYRPGPPSEAYTSLSRGSHMDDRYRPVDGYRTLDSGYRAHSRQQLDPYAAQPQVSRMRALGSALEMRYGHGHYGLEDDQRSMGYDDYGMGPPPMHPGGYGTMPRLGPGPGPGIDRRRLRSCEDTLDGDVGGVDPYAWGVPTTLERDSMVSLDSILRKGPPTWRQPDLPEVIAMLNYRLDPVKANAAAYLQHLTFKNDKVKSEVRRLKGIPALVSMLDHPSKEVHHSACGALKNISYGRDADNKIAIKNCDGVTALVRLLRKTHDQDLTDTITGTLWNLSSHDSVKMEIVDHALHALADEVIVPHSGWEKGGGEESSKPRHLEWDTSLTNTAGCLRNVSSERSEARRKLRECTGLVDSLMYIVQSQLNHKDVDNKLVENCVCLLRNLSYQVHHEIPGCENYKELIPVNQGPASAHKGGCFGSRKGKDEWFSKAKRDGDDGSPESYDFPKRTIPAKGYELLYQPEVVRVYTSLLKESKNPSVLEAAAGAIQNLCAGRWTFGRYIRAMVRLEKGLPIVTELLSHNNDRVVRAMSGALRNLAIDNRNSELLGEHALPHLVAVLPGGQNQSRRNLSEETTVSVLSTLTEVLGNRVEAAKKLRLASGIERLVLISKDGTRTDREVRGVAQVLQLVWAHKELRRPLEKDGWKKTDFMVNLNPNTTTTNGPSTRANGTYEDSTTPLLDRGDKRDLIPLNDLGPDSYSTLDQKERRHTLDETTDTLPKNS is encoded by the exons AACGGGCGTTTAGGGGATGCAGACATAGAACGTCTGAAGCTGACTGACTCGTACATAAACGGCacgcag TACAGAATGGTGGACCCCGCACACGGAGCTCTTGATGACGGCTACACACCTGAGGATGAATCCCAGGAAGTACACTCTGTCTTTTCTGAGGAAGGAACCAACCGGAGGATAGATAATGGG ATGAAGAAACCAGTCTCGCGCACGGTCCCGCCCTCTCAGTCGTCTATGGATGGGATGTTGTCACCTGCTATGGGGGTCTACAGCGCCACACTGGACAGGCCTTACAGGCCCACGGGGGTTGGGGACTACCCTACCGCGACAGTACCCCGAAATTATCACTATGCTCCAGTTGGCGGCTATGAAGACTACCGGCCAGGTCCGCCGTCGGAGGCATACACCAGCCTGAGCCGGGGCTCGCACATGGATGATCGCTACAG GCCCGTCGATGGCTACAGAACTCTGGACTCTGGCTACAGGGCCCACAGCCGCCAGCAGCTGGACCCGTACGCGGCGCAGCCCCAGGTGAGTCGCATGAGGGCGCTGGGGTCAGCGTTGGAGATGAGGTATGGCCACGGCCACTACGGACTGGAGGATGATCAGCGCAGCATGGGGTATGACGACTACGGCATGGGGCCTCCACCCATGCACCCTGGAGGCTACGGTACAATGCCTCGCCTTGGGCCGGGCCCGGGTCCAGGAATAGACAGACGCAGACTCAG AAGTTGCGAAGACACTTTGGACGGTGATGTGGGAGGAGTCGACCCTTATGCATGGGGGGTTCCCACAACGTTGGAGAGGGATAGCATGGTTTCCCTTGACAGCATACTGAGAAAGGGCCCTCCCACTTGGAGGCAGCCAGATCTACCAGAGGTGATCGCCATGCTGAATTACCGTCTGGATCCTGTCAAGGCCAACGCCGCTGCCTACCTTCAGCATCTCACTTTCAAAAATGATAAG GTGAAGTCAGAAGTGCGCCGCCTAAAGGGCATTCCAGCCTTGGTGTCGATGTTGGATCATCCCAGTAAGGAGGTTCATCATTCAGCCTGCGGCGCtctgaagaacatttcataCGGACGAGACGCAGACAACAAGATCGCCATCAAAAACTGCGATGGTGTTACTGCCCTGGTCAGGCTGCTGAGGAAAACCCACGACCAGGACCTCACTGACACGATCACAG GCACCTTGTGGAACCTCTCCTCCCATGATTCGGTGAAGATGGAGATAGTGGACCACGCTCTGCATGCTCTCGCCGATGAGGTGATTGTTCCTCACTCAGGCTGGGAGAAAGGCGGAGGCGAGGAGAGCTCCAAACCACGACATTTGGAGTGGGATACATCCTTGACCAACACTGCTGGCTGCCTTAG GAATGTCAGCTCAGAGCGGAGTGAGGCCAGACGAAAGCTGAGGGAATGCACAGGGCTGGTGGATTCTCTCATGTACATTGTCCAGTCACAACTCAACCACAAAGATGTGGATAAtaag CTGGTGGAGAATTGCGTCTGCCTTCTGAGGAACCTGTCCTATCAGGTCCACCATGAAATCCCCGGCTGCGAAAATTACAAAGAGCTGATTCCTGTCAACCAGGGCCCCGCCTCAGCCCACAAGGGAGGCTGCTTTGGTTCACGAAAGGGCAAAG ATGAGTGGTTTTCCAAAG CAAAGAGGGATGGGGATGATGGAAGTCCAGAGTCTTACGATTTTCCAAAGAGGACAATACCTGCCAAAG GTTATGAGCTGCTGTACCAGCCAGAGGTGGTCCGTGTTTACACTTCTCTGCTCAAAGAGAGCAAGAACCCCTCAGTGCTGGAGGCGGCGGCCGGCGCCATCCAGAACTTGTGTGCCGGACGATGGACC ttTGGTCGGTACATCAGAGCCATGGTGCGTCTGGAAAAGGGCCTCCCCATCGTGACAGAACTGCTCTCCCATAATAACGATCGTGTTGTTCGGGCAATGTCTGGAGCCTTGAGGAACCTCGCCATCGACAACCGCAACAGTGAGCTCTTGG GCGAACATGCTCTGCCTCACCTGGTGGCTGTCCTGCCTGGAGGGCAGAACCAGTCTAGGCGCAATCTGTCAGAGGAAACCACGGTGTCAGTATTGAGCACGCTCACTGAGGTGCTCGGCAACAGAGTGGAGGCAGCAAAGAAACTGAGACTCGCATCTGGCATTGAGAGGCTGGTGCTCATCAGTAAAGATGG GACCCGTACTGACCGTGAGGTGCGAGGAGTGGCTCAGGTGCTGCAGCTCGTCTGGGCTCACAAAGAGCTGCGCCGGCCGCTGGAGAAGGACGGCTGGAAGAAGACGGACTTCATGGTGAACCTGAACCCGAACACCACGACCACCAATGGACCGAGCACCAGAGCGAATGGCACCTACGAGGACAGCACCACGCCGCTACTGGACAGAG GAGATAAGAGGGATCTAATTCCCTTGAATGATCTTGGCCCTG ATTCCTACTCTACACTGGACCAGAAGGAGAGGAGACACACTCTGGACGAAACCACAGACACTTTACCG
- the LOC114138968 gene encoding catenin delta-1 isoform X5, whose amino-acid sequence MEQCENAAALLESVREQEVQFEQLTRALEEERRRVGLPATSPTALGHPFPLTQNGRLGDADIERLKLTDSYINGTQYRMVDPAHGALDDGYTPEDESQEVHSVFSEEGTNRRIDNGMKKPVSRTVPPSQSSMDGMLSPAMGVYSATLDRPYRPTGVGDYPTATVPRNYHYAPVGGYEDYRPGPPSEAYTSLSRGSHMDDRYRPVDGYRTLDSGYRAHSRQQLDPYAAQPQVSRMRALGSALEMRYGHGHYGLEDDQRSMGYDDYGMGPPPMHPGGYGTMPRLGPGPGPGIDRRRLRSCEDTLDGDVGGVDPYAWGVPTTLERDSMVSLDSILRKGPPTWRQPDLPEVIAMLNYRLDPVKANAAAYLQHLTFKNDKVKSEVRRLKGIPALVSMLDHPSKEVHHSACGALKNISYGRDADNKIAIKNCDGVTALVRLLRKTHDQDLTDTITGTLWNLSSHDSVKMEIVDHALHALADEVIVPHSGWEKGGGEESSKPRHLEWDTSLTNTAGCLRNVSSERSEARRKLRECTGLVDSLMYIVQSQLNHKDVDNKLVENCVCLLRNLSYQVHHEIPGCENYKELIPVNQGPASAHKGGCFGSRKGKDEWFSKAKRDGDDGSPESYDFPKRTIPAKGYELLYQPEVVRVYTSLLKESKNPSVLEAAAGAIQNLCAGRWTFGRYIRAMVRLEKGLPIVTELLSHNNDRVVRAMSGALRNLAIDNRNSELLGEHALPHLVAVLPGGQNQSRRNLSEETTVSVLSTLTEVLGNRVEAAKKLRLASGIERLVLISKDGTRTDREVRGVAQVLQLVWAHKELRRPLEKDGWKKTDFMVNLNPNTTTTNGPSTRANGTYEDSTTPLLDRGDKRDLIPLNDLGPDSYSTLDQKERRHTLDETTDTLPRGVYGSRKGSLPLLDSYDG is encoded by the exons AACGGGCGTTTAGGGGATGCAGACATAGAACGTCTGAAGCTGACTGACTCGTACATAAACGGCacgcag TACAGAATGGTGGACCCCGCACACGGAGCTCTTGATGACGGCTACACACCTGAGGATGAATCCCAGGAAGTACACTCTGTCTTTTCTGAGGAAGGAACCAACCGGAGGATAGATAATGGG ATGAAGAAACCAGTCTCGCGCACGGTCCCGCCCTCTCAGTCGTCTATGGATGGGATGTTGTCACCTGCTATGGGGGTCTACAGCGCCACACTGGACAGGCCTTACAGGCCCACGGGGGTTGGGGACTACCCTACCGCGACAGTACCCCGAAATTATCACTATGCTCCAGTTGGCGGCTATGAAGACTACCGGCCAGGTCCGCCGTCGGAGGCATACACCAGCCTGAGCCGGGGCTCGCACATGGATGATCGCTACAG GCCCGTCGATGGCTACAGAACTCTGGACTCTGGCTACAGGGCCCACAGCCGCCAGCAGCTGGACCCGTACGCGGCGCAGCCCCAGGTGAGTCGCATGAGGGCGCTGGGGTCAGCGTTGGAGATGAGGTATGGCCACGGCCACTACGGACTGGAGGATGATCAGCGCAGCATGGGGTATGACGACTACGGCATGGGGCCTCCACCCATGCACCCTGGAGGCTACGGTACAATGCCTCGCCTTGGGCCGGGCCCGGGTCCAGGAATAGACAGACGCAGACTCAG AAGTTGCGAAGACACTTTGGACGGTGATGTGGGAGGAGTCGACCCTTATGCATGGGGGGTTCCCACAACGTTGGAGAGGGATAGCATGGTTTCCCTTGACAGCATACTGAGAAAGGGCCCTCCCACTTGGAGGCAGCCAGATCTACCAGAGGTGATCGCCATGCTGAATTACCGTCTGGATCCTGTCAAGGCCAACGCCGCTGCCTACCTTCAGCATCTCACTTTCAAAAATGATAAG GTGAAGTCAGAAGTGCGCCGCCTAAAGGGCATTCCAGCCTTGGTGTCGATGTTGGATCATCCCAGTAAGGAGGTTCATCATTCAGCCTGCGGCGCtctgaagaacatttcataCGGACGAGACGCAGACAACAAGATCGCCATCAAAAACTGCGATGGTGTTACTGCCCTGGTCAGGCTGCTGAGGAAAACCCACGACCAGGACCTCACTGACACGATCACAG GCACCTTGTGGAACCTCTCCTCCCATGATTCGGTGAAGATGGAGATAGTGGACCACGCTCTGCATGCTCTCGCCGATGAGGTGATTGTTCCTCACTCAGGCTGGGAGAAAGGCGGAGGCGAGGAGAGCTCCAAACCACGACATTTGGAGTGGGATACATCCTTGACCAACACTGCTGGCTGCCTTAG GAATGTCAGCTCAGAGCGGAGTGAGGCCAGACGAAAGCTGAGGGAATGCACAGGGCTGGTGGATTCTCTCATGTACATTGTCCAGTCACAACTCAACCACAAAGATGTGGATAAtaag CTGGTGGAGAATTGCGTCTGCCTTCTGAGGAACCTGTCCTATCAGGTCCACCATGAAATCCCCGGCTGCGAAAATTACAAAGAGCTGATTCCTGTCAACCAGGGCCCCGCCTCAGCCCACAAGGGAGGCTGCTTTGGTTCACGAAAGGGCAAAG ATGAGTGGTTTTCCAAAG CAAAGAGGGATGGGGATGATGGAAGTCCAGAGTCTTACGATTTTCCAAAGAGGACAATACCTGCCAAAG GTTATGAGCTGCTGTACCAGCCAGAGGTGGTCCGTGTTTACACTTCTCTGCTCAAAGAGAGCAAGAACCCCTCAGTGCTGGAGGCGGCGGCCGGCGCCATCCAGAACTTGTGTGCCGGACGATGGACC ttTGGTCGGTACATCAGAGCCATGGTGCGTCTGGAAAAGGGCCTCCCCATCGTGACAGAACTGCTCTCCCATAATAACGATCGTGTTGTTCGGGCAATGTCTGGAGCCTTGAGGAACCTCGCCATCGACAACCGCAACAGTGAGCTCTTGG GCGAACATGCTCTGCCTCACCTGGTGGCTGTCCTGCCTGGAGGGCAGAACCAGTCTAGGCGCAATCTGTCAGAGGAAACCACGGTGTCAGTATTGAGCACGCTCACTGAGGTGCTCGGCAACAGAGTGGAGGCAGCAAAGAAACTGAGACTCGCATCTGGCATTGAGAGGCTGGTGCTCATCAGTAAAGATGG GACCCGTACTGACCGTGAGGTGCGAGGAGTGGCTCAGGTGCTGCAGCTCGTCTGGGCTCACAAAGAGCTGCGCCGGCCGCTGGAGAAGGACGGCTGGAAGAAGACGGACTTCATGGTGAACCTGAACCCGAACACCACGACCACCAATGGACCGAGCACCAGAGCGAATGGCACCTACGAGGACAGCACCACGCCGCTACTGGACAGAG GAGATAAGAGGGATCTAATTCCCTTGAATGATCTTGGCCCTG ATTCCTACTCTACACTGGACCAGAAGGAGAGGAGACACACTCTGGACGAAACCACAGACACTTTACCG CGAGGGGTGTATGGGAGCAGAAAGGGCTCCCTGCCTCTATTGGACTCCTACGATGgttag
- the LOC114138968 gene encoding catenin delta-1 isoform X2: MEQCENAAALLESVREQEVQFEQLTRALEEERRRVGLPATSPTALGHPFPLTQNGRLGDADIERLKLTDSYINGTQYRMVDPAHGALDDGYTPEDESQEVHSVFSEEGTNRRIDNGMKKPVSRTVPPSQSSMDGMLSPAMGVYSATLDRPYRPTGVGDYPTATVPRNYHYAPVGGYEDYRPGPPSEAYTSLSRGSHMDDRYRPVDGYRTLDSGYRAHSRQQLDPYAAQPQVSRMRALGSALEMRYGHGHYGLEDDQRSMGYDDYGMGPPPMHPGGYGTMPRLGPGPGPGIDRRRLRSCEDTLDGDVGGVDPYAWGVPTTLERDSMVSLDSILRKGPPTWRQPDLPEVIAMLNYRLDPVKANAAAYLQHLTFKNDKVKSEVRRLKGIPALVSMLDHPSKEVHHSACGALKNISYGRDADNKIAIKNCDGVTALVRLLRKTHDQDLTDTITGTLWNLSSHDSVKMEIVDHALHALADEVIVPHSGWEKGGGEESSKPRHLEWDTSLTNTAGCLRNVSSERSEARRKLRECTGLVDSLMYIVQSQLNHKDVDNKLVENCVCLLRNLSYQVHHEIPGCENYKELIPVNQGPASAHKGGCFGSRKGKDEWFSKAKRDGDDGSPESYDFPKRTIPAKGYELLYQPEVVRVYTSLLKESKNPSVLEAAAGAIQNLCAGRWTFGRYIRAMVRLEKGLPIVTELLSHNNDRVVRAMSGALRNLAIDNRNSELLGEHALPHLVAVLPGGQNQSRRNLSEETTVSVLSTLTEVLGNRVEAAKKLRLASGIERLVLISKDGTRTDREVRGVAQVLQLVWAHKELRRPLEKDGWKKTDFMVNLNPNTTTTNGPSTRANGTYEDSTTPLLDRGDKRDLIPLNDLGPDSYSTLDQKERRHTLDETTDTLPSLPVHLLSLSSSVTQRGVYGSRKGSLPLLDSYDEKLIVCITQTGPPLPYHCY, encoded by the exons AACGGGCGTTTAGGGGATGCAGACATAGAACGTCTGAAGCTGACTGACTCGTACATAAACGGCacgcag TACAGAATGGTGGACCCCGCACACGGAGCTCTTGATGACGGCTACACACCTGAGGATGAATCCCAGGAAGTACACTCTGTCTTTTCTGAGGAAGGAACCAACCGGAGGATAGATAATGGG ATGAAGAAACCAGTCTCGCGCACGGTCCCGCCCTCTCAGTCGTCTATGGATGGGATGTTGTCACCTGCTATGGGGGTCTACAGCGCCACACTGGACAGGCCTTACAGGCCCACGGGGGTTGGGGACTACCCTACCGCGACAGTACCCCGAAATTATCACTATGCTCCAGTTGGCGGCTATGAAGACTACCGGCCAGGTCCGCCGTCGGAGGCATACACCAGCCTGAGCCGGGGCTCGCACATGGATGATCGCTACAG GCCCGTCGATGGCTACAGAACTCTGGACTCTGGCTACAGGGCCCACAGCCGCCAGCAGCTGGACCCGTACGCGGCGCAGCCCCAGGTGAGTCGCATGAGGGCGCTGGGGTCAGCGTTGGAGATGAGGTATGGCCACGGCCACTACGGACTGGAGGATGATCAGCGCAGCATGGGGTATGACGACTACGGCATGGGGCCTCCACCCATGCACCCTGGAGGCTACGGTACAATGCCTCGCCTTGGGCCGGGCCCGGGTCCAGGAATAGACAGACGCAGACTCAG AAGTTGCGAAGACACTTTGGACGGTGATGTGGGAGGAGTCGACCCTTATGCATGGGGGGTTCCCACAACGTTGGAGAGGGATAGCATGGTTTCCCTTGACAGCATACTGAGAAAGGGCCCTCCCACTTGGAGGCAGCCAGATCTACCAGAGGTGATCGCCATGCTGAATTACCGTCTGGATCCTGTCAAGGCCAACGCCGCTGCCTACCTTCAGCATCTCACTTTCAAAAATGATAAG GTGAAGTCAGAAGTGCGCCGCCTAAAGGGCATTCCAGCCTTGGTGTCGATGTTGGATCATCCCAGTAAGGAGGTTCATCATTCAGCCTGCGGCGCtctgaagaacatttcataCGGACGAGACGCAGACAACAAGATCGCCATCAAAAACTGCGATGGTGTTACTGCCCTGGTCAGGCTGCTGAGGAAAACCCACGACCAGGACCTCACTGACACGATCACAG GCACCTTGTGGAACCTCTCCTCCCATGATTCGGTGAAGATGGAGATAGTGGACCACGCTCTGCATGCTCTCGCCGATGAGGTGATTGTTCCTCACTCAGGCTGGGAGAAAGGCGGAGGCGAGGAGAGCTCCAAACCACGACATTTGGAGTGGGATACATCCTTGACCAACACTGCTGGCTGCCTTAG GAATGTCAGCTCAGAGCGGAGTGAGGCCAGACGAAAGCTGAGGGAATGCACAGGGCTGGTGGATTCTCTCATGTACATTGTCCAGTCACAACTCAACCACAAAGATGTGGATAAtaag CTGGTGGAGAATTGCGTCTGCCTTCTGAGGAACCTGTCCTATCAGGTCCACCATGAAATCCCCGGCTGCGAAAATTACAAAGAGCTGATTCCTGTCAACCAGGGCCCCGCCTCAGCCCACAAGGGAGGCTGCTTTGGTTCACGAAAGGGCAAAG ATGAGTGGTTTTCCAAAG CAAAGAGGGATGGGGATGATGGAAGTCCAGAGTCTTACGATTTTCCAAAGAGGACAATACCTGCCAAAG GTTATGAGCTGCTGTACCAGCCAGAGGTGGTCCGTGTTTACACTTCTCTGCTCAAAGAGAGCAAGAACCCCTCAGTGCTGGAGGCGGCGGCCGGCGCCATCCAGAACTTGTGTGCCGGACGATGGACC ttTGGTCGGTACATCAGAGCCATGGTGCGTCTGGAAAAGGGCCTCCCCATCGTGACAGAACTGCTCTCCCATAATAACGATCGTGTTGTTCGGGCAATGTCTGGAGCCTTGAGGAACCTCGCCATCGACAACCGCAACAGTGAGCTCTTGG GCGAACATGCTCTGCCTCACCTGGTGGCTGTCCTGCCTGGAGGGCAGAACCAGTCTAGGCGCAATCTGTCAGAGGAAACCACGGTGTCAGTATTGAGCACGCTCACTGAGGTGCTCGGCAACAGAGTGGAGGCAGCAAAGAAACTGAGACTCGCATCTGGCATTGAGAGGCTGGTGCTCATCAGTAAAGATGG GACCCGTACTGACCGTGAGGTGCGAGGAGTGGCTCAGGTGCTGCAGCTCGTCTGGGCTCACAAAGAGCTGCGCCGGCCGCTGGAGAAGGACGGCTGGAAGAAGACGGACTTCATGGTGAACCTGAACCCGAACACCACGACCACCAATGGACCGAGCACCAGAGCGAATGGCACCTACGAGGACAGCACCACGCCGCTACTGGACAGAG GAGATAAGAGGGATCTAATTCCCTTGAATGATCTTGGCCCTG ATTCCTACTCTACACTGGACCAGAAGGAGAGGAGACACACTCTGGACGAAACCACAGACACTTTACCG TCACTTCCTGTCcaccttctttctctctcttcctccgtCACTCAGCGAGGGGTGTATGGGAGCAGAAAGGGCTCCCTGCCTCTATTGGACTCCTACGATG